A window from Oculatellaceae cyanobacterium encodes these proteins:
- a CDS encoding DCC1-like thiol-disulfide oxidoreductase family protein, whose translation MNYYVIYDGNCNLCVNLVQQLEILDRGNLFEYLPMQNREALNSFGITQQDCELGMILIDANTPKNRWQGSDAAEEIARLLPVANVIVDAYRAVPGLKWLGDRAYEQIRDNRYTLFGKRATTYHSAFPVGGCQSGSCSINN comes from the coding sequence ATGAATTATTACGTTATTTACGACGGTAACTGTAATCTTTGTGTAAATTTAGTTCAGCAGTTGGAGATTTTAGATAGGGGCAACCTGTTTGAGTATCTTCCAATGCAGAATCGGGAAGCTTTAAATAGTTTTGGAATTACTCAGCAAGACTGTGAACTGGGTATGATTTTGATTGATGCGAATACACCGAAAAACAGATGGCAAGGTAGTGACGCAGCCGAAGAGATTGCACGCTTGTTACCTGTTGCTAATGTGATTGTAGATGCTTATCGGGCTGTACCTGGGTTGAAATGGTTGGGCGATCGCGCTTATGAACAAATTCGTGACAACCGCTACACCTTGTTTGGAAAACGTGCAACTACATATCACTCGGCTTTCCCTGTTGGGG